A region of Pyxidicoccus parkwaysis DNA encodes the following proteins:
- a CDS encoding M3 family metallopeptidase, translating into MTENRIAALIFLVAGLASAAPATSANPLLEPWTGPHGGVPPFDRVKVEQFEPAFEVGMEENRRELAAILRTKEAPTFENTIAALEDAGRTFNRVYEVYSAWSKVMSTPDFQQVERTMAPRLAAFWDEQSQDLALFQRVQAVHDSPEMARLTPEQRRLVQYYYRDFARSGAKLDAPGRKRIAELNQRLAALYTSFRQNVLADEANAVVIDNEADLAGLPEALRKAAATEAEARGLKGRWVVSNTRSAVADFLTYLDSRALREKVWRSYDSRGDHGDAHDNNTIVSEILSLRAEQARLLGFPTYAHRQLEGTMVATPERALKLLMDTWAPSVSQVRADVAAMRALAQRSGQTEDIAPWDYRYFAEKVRKAKYDFDDTEVKPYLQLEKLREGMFWVAGELFGYTFAPAVGVPVYHPDVRVFEVKDRASGRHVGLLYFDPYARQGKYNGGQTDTYRIQERFRGEVTPIVSNNMPFVKPGPGEVALLGWRDAQTLFHEFGHALHDLSSNVSYPSLGGGRVVRDYGEFPGKLLERWVATPEVLGRFAVHHKTGKTMPPALLAKIQKAATFNQGFYLVDYLTSALVEMKLHLAKEQPLDPDAFERDTLQQLGAPAEVGMRFRMPHFGHVFEGNSYAAGYYMYLWADVLAADAFEAFRKARRLNDPTLAARLRQHVFSVGNTVDPFEGYRAFRGRDATSEALMRERGIR; encoded by the coding sequence ATGACCGAGAACAGAATCGCCGCGCTCATCTTCCTCGTGGCGGGCCTGGCGTCCGCCGCCCCGGCTACCTCCGCCAACCCGCTGCTGGAGCCCTGGACGGGCCCCCATGGCGGAGTGCCGCCCTTCGACCGGGTGAAGGTGGAGCAGTTCGAGCCGGCGTTCGAAGTCGGAATGGAGGAGAACCGGCGCGAGCTCGCCGCCATCCTCCGCACGAAAGAGGCACCCACCTTCGAGAACACCATCGCCGCGCTGGAGGACGCGGGCCGGACGTTCAACCGCGTCTACGAGGTCTACAGCGCCTGGTCCAAGGTGATGAGCACGCCCGACTTCCAGCAGGTCGAGCGCACCATGGCGCCCCGGCTGGCGGCCTTCTGGGACGAGCAGTCCCAGGACCTCGCCCTCTTCCAGCGCGTCCAGGCCGTCCATGACTCGCCCGAGATGGCGCGGCTGACGCCCGAGCAGCGGCGCCTCGTCCAGTATTACTATCGGGACTTCGCCCGCTCCGGCGCGAAGCTCGACGCCCCGGGCCGCAAGCGCATCGCCGAGCTCAACCAGCGGCTCGCTGCCCTCTACACGTCCTTCCGGCAGAACGTGCTCGCCGACGAAGCGAACGCGGTGGTCATTGACAACGAGGCGGACCTCGCGGGACTGCCGGAAGCGCTGCGCAAGGCCGCGGCGACCGAAGCCGAGGCACGCGGGCTGAAGGGCCGGTGGGTGGTGTCCAATACCCGCTCGGCCGTGGCGGACTTCCTCACGTACCTGGACAGCAGGGCGCTGCGGGAGAAGGTATGGCGCAGCTACGACAGCCGGGGCGACCACGGCGACGCGCACGACAACAACACCATCGTCAGCGAAATCCTCTCACTGCGCGCCGAGCAGGCCCGGCTGCTGGGCTTCCCAACGTACGCGCACCGGCAGCTCGAGGGGACCATGGTGGCCACGCCCGAGCGCGCGCTGAAGCTGTTGATGGACACCTGGGCCCCTTCCGTCTCCCAGGTGCGCGCGGATGTCGCCGCGATGCGGGCGCTGGCCCAGCGCTCCGGACAGACAGAGGACATCGCTCCGTGGGACTACCGCTACTTCGCGGAGAAGGTGCGCAAGGCGAAGTACGACTTCGACGACACCGAGGTGAAGCCCTACCTCCAGCTGGAGAAGCTGAGGGAGGGCATGTTCTGGGTGGCCGGCGAGCTGTTCGGCTACACCTTCGCCCCCGCGGTCGGCGTGCCCGTCTACCACCCGGACGTGCGCGTCTTCGAGGTGAAGGACCGCGCCAGCGGGCGCCATGTGGGGCTCTTGTACTTCGACCCCTATGCGCGCCAGGGCAAGTACAACGGCGGTCAGACCGACACGTACCGAATCCAGGAGCGGTTCCGGGGAGAAGTCACTCCCATCGTGTCGAACAACATGCCCTTCGTGAAGCCAGGGCCCGGCGAGGTGGCTCTCCTCGGCTGGCGCGATGCGCAGACGCTCTTCCACGAGTTCGGCCACGCGCTGCACGACCTGAGCTCCAACGTGTCCTATCCCTCCCTGGGTGGCGGCCGCGTGGTGCGCGACTACGGGGAGTTTCCGGGCAAGCTTCTGGAGCGCTGGGTGGCGACGCCCGAGGTGCTGGGACGCTTCGCGGTACACCACAAGACGGGCAAGACGATGCCGCCGGCCCTGCTGGCGAAAATCCAGAAGGCCGCGACGTTCAACCAGGGCTTCTACCTGGTGGACTACCTCACCTCCGCGCTGGTGGAGATGAAGCTGCACCTGGCGAAGGAGCAGCCCCTGGACCCGGACGCGTTCGAGCGCGACACGCTCCAGCAGCTCGGGGCTCCGGCGGAGGTCGGCATGCGCTTCCGGATGCCGCACTTCGGTCATGTCTTCGAAGGCAACTCGTACGCCGCCGGCTACTACATGTACCTCTGGGCGGACGTGCTGGCCGCCGACGCGTTCGAGGCGTTCAGGAAGGCGCGGCGGCTGAACGACCCCACGCTGGCGGCACGGCTGCGGCAGCACGTGTTCTCCGTGGGCAACACCGTGGACCCGTTCGAGGGCTACCGCGCATTCCGCGGCCGCGACGCCACCAGCGAGGCCCTGATGCGCGAGCGAGGCATCCGCTGA
- a CDS encoding Lrp/AsnC family transcriptional regulator yields the protein MPQLDRIDRAILTALQNNARLSNKELAAQVGLAPSSCLTRVRKLEADGVIKAYQADLDANSLGLGLQALIAVQLRLHVGEAFGNIGDHLRSLPETVAVYCLGGTTDFLVHVVCRDTDHLRRLTIQSFTSRPEVGRIETSLVFSYTRLGLPVDHAHGDGIPPR from the coding sequence ATGCCCCAGCTCGACCGAATCGATCGCGCGATTCTGACCGCCCTCCAGAACAATGCTCGGCTGTCCAACAAGGAGCTGGCCGCGCAGGTGGGGCTGGCCCCCTCTTCGTGCCTCACGCGGGTGCGGAAGCTGGAGGCGGACGGCGTCATCAAGGCGTATCAGGCGGACCTGGACGCCAACTCGCTGGGGCTCGGCCTGCAGGCGCTCATCGCCGTCCAGCTCCGCCTCCATGTCGGCGAGGCGTTCGGCAATATCGGAGACCACCTGCGCTCCCTGCCGGAAACGGTGGCCGTCTACTGCCTCGGCGGCACCACGGACTTCCTCGTCCACGTGGTGTGCCGGGACACCGACCACCTGCGGCGGCTGACCATCCAGTCCTTCACGAGCCGGCCGGAGGTGGGCCGCATCGAGACGTCGCTGGTGTTCTCATACACGCGCCTGGGGCTGCCGGTGGACCACGCGCACGGCGACGGAATCCCTCCTCGCTGA
- a CDS encoding cell wall protein, with translation MIREAASDPVSSLVAALNRLAKQLSRESHEAGAARTGREPAPVAKVEPAPALLEAAAPAPRACAVIGCKRPHRSQGYCATHYQKRRLMLATGRLHAEWVENAAPHSIPDVILPRGRRPKAESSRPPAPVPAPAPTPKVWVRKKQQGVLPLGPDLESATVAPRARPASPSPAGTRPAQGSEHEAAIAAAQRWASDFLAQKRRS, from the coding sequence GTGATTCGCGAGGCAGCCTCGGACCCTGTGTCCTCCCTCGTGGCGGCCTTGAACCGCCTGGCGAAGCAACTGTCCCGCGAGTCACACGAGGCTGGAGCTGCGCGCACGGGCCGCGAGCCAGCGCCGGTGGCGAAGGTCGAGCCTGCTCCGGCCCTTCTGGAGGCCGCGGCGCCCGCGCCCCGGGCCTGCGCCGTCATCGGCTGCAAGCGGCCCCACCGCAGCCAGGGCTACTGCGCGACCCACTACCAGAAGCGGCGCCTCATGCTGGCCACGGGCCGCCTCCACGCGGAGTGGGTGGAGAACGCGGCGCCCCACAGCATCCCCGATGTCATCCTGCCGCGCGGGCGCAGGCCGAAGGCCGAGTCCTCGCGACCGCCAGCGCCGGTACCGGCCCCGGCTCCGACGCCGAAGGTGTGGGTGCGGAAGAAGCAGCAGGGCGTGCTGCCGCTCGGCCCCGACCTGGAGAGCGCCACCGTGGCCCCGCGCGCCCGTCCTGCCAGTCCGAGCCCGGCGGGCACACGTCCGGCCCAGGGAAGCGAGCATGAGGCTGCCATCGCCGCGGCTCAGCGCTGGGCGAGCGACTTCCTGGCTCAGAAGCGGCGCTCCTGA
- a CDS encoding DUF6891 domain-containing protein: MIHSALTHALTYACRGNRIRGGTAVPHSCADEVLGMSESDSVRAYFREYVEDVVNSGYWDEPFVLAFLGETIEYELGPEGETEFLALARQLLRKRRAKEARWAGPTENDALDQAFRALRERGILALQNAGETVEQGWKRAEEEAGLLGGSVRGVAFFAHEDVRRAVRGGELQLSAGALGASNDSEASLRVRQEVRDCLADHGLEARASGLPGGPIRLEPFPWRKRRWTHMVRDGSGRFVVRPNDAPFRFAPVLQALAGETGFPREAVVGALEAYMTERVREHHGAWRELDARYDPQQDRVDVYQVVFVVEHPGEPATARNQRTLAELERLGLEVAVGDELVFQIFYRLEDARSAGEQDRDYGPLLRLRTFGFSMPAPTDEMLRAGILARLRSAPKVEGP; encoded by the coding sequence ATGATTCATTCGGCGCTGACGCACGCCTTGACGTACGCCTGTCGCGGCAATCGAATTCGGGGCGGCACAGCTGTCCCGCATTCGTGTGCGGACGAGGTTCTGGGAATGTCCGAAAGCGACTCGGTCCGAGCGTACTTCCGCGAGTACGTCGAGGATGTGGTGAACAGCGGCTACTGGGACGAGCCGTTCGTTCTCGCGTTCCTTGGGGAGACCATCGAGTATGAGCTCGGGCCGGAGGGGGAAACGGAGTTCCTCGCGCTTGCAAGACAGCTCCTGCGCAAGCGTCGCGCGAAGGAGGCGCGCTGGGCGGGGCCGACTGAGAACGACGCGCTGGACCAGGCCTTCAGGGCACTGAGGGAGCGGGGCATCCTCGCGTTGCAGAATGCAGGCGAGACCGTGGAGCAGGGGTGGAAACGGGCCGAGGAGGAGGCAGGCCTTCTTGGTGGCTCGGTCCGTGGCGTCGCGTTCTTCGCGCACGAGGATGTCCGGCGTGCCGTGCGCGGTGGCGAGCTCCAGCTGTCTGCCGGAGCGCTGGGCGCCAGCAACGACTCCGAGGCGAGCCTCCGGGTGCGACAGGAGGTCCGTGACTGTCTGGCGGACCATGGCCTGGAAGCACGAGCGAGTGGGTTGCCTGGCGGCCCCATTCGCCTCGAGCCGTTTCCGTGGCGCAAGCGCCGATGGACGCACATGGTGAGAGACGGTTCAGGACGGTTCGTCGTTCGCCCGAACGATGCGCCATTCCGCTTTGCGCCTGTCCTGCAGGCACTGGCCGGGGAGACCGGATTCCCTCGAGAGGCGGTTGTCGGAGCGCTCGAGGCCTACATGACGGAGCGTGTGCGCGAACACCATGGGGCATGGCGCGAGCTCGACGCGAGATATGACCCGCAGCAGGACCGCGTGGACGTGTACCAGGTGGTGTTCGTGGTCGAGCATCCTGGTGAGCCCGCTACGGCGCGCAACCAACGCACGCTCGCGGAGCTCGAGCGACTGGGACTCGAGGTCGCCGTGGGAGACGAGCTGGTCTTCCAGATTTTCTATCGGCTGGAGGATGCCCGGTCCGCCGGAGAGCAGGACCGGGATTATGGCCCATTGCTGCGGCTCAGGACCTTCGGATTCAGCATGCCCGCCCCGACGGACGAGATGCTCAGGGCAGGCATCCTCGCCCGTCTTCGCTCCGCACCGAAGGTAGAGGGACCCTGA
- a CDS encoding FecR domain-containing protein has translation MMEPRDFRAELRREDSLRREQGMPPAARARLWSRLKDAREPKPAWHRRPVWWMLAASAAALALVVFFWSTPSTRSLGGLELMQATADLKVREDGAGVEIQVGEAALMDAARGITLRNLGPLVVHREASGVRLVRGRAEFSVMHRKPGAAPTVVLVSGGAIEVMGTRFTVEERGAGGAVTLHEGAILFRRLTGEEVPVKVGQTLEWPVAEPAAPAPPQPLVTANPVVASPQPPVAAARIPSVEEILRELEVLRGRHEYEQAARHLEVAMRKQPAATRERLSFELGSLLTYQLMDAQRACAHWARHERQFRRGRYEEAVQRARGTLSCQASARETKR, from the coding sequence ATGATGGAACCCCGTGACTTCCGCGCCGAGCTCCGGCGTGAAGACTCGCTCCGCCGCGAGCAGGGGATGCCCCCGGCCGCGCGAGCCAGGCTTTGGTCGCGGCTGAAGGACGCACGCGAGCCGAAGCCCGCATGGCACCGCCGTCCCGTGTGGTGGATGCTCGCCGCGTCGGCAGCGGCGCTGGCTCTCGTGGTGTTCTTCTGGAGCACTCCGTCCACACGCTCGCTGGGGGGACTCGAGCTCATGCAGGCCACCGCCGACCTGAAGGTGCGGGAAGACGGAGCGGGTGTGGAAATCCAGGTGGGGGAGGCGGCCCTGATGGACGCGGCCCGGGGTATCACCCTGCGAAACCTGGGGCCGCTCGTCGTTCATCGTGAGGCGTCGGGGGTGCGATTGGTCCGGGGCCGCGCGGAGTTCTCGGTGATGCACCGGAAGCCAGGTGCCGCTCCCACCGTCGTGCTCGTGTCGGGCGGGGCCATCGAGGTCATGGGCACGCGCTTCACGGTGGAGGAGCGGGGAGCGGGTGGCGCGGTGACTCTGCACGAGGGCGCCATTCTCTTCCGCCGGCTCACGGGTGAGGAGGTTCCGGTGAAGGTGGGGCAGACGTTGGAGTGGCCGGTGGCCGAGCCGGCCGCGCCAGCACCGCCCCAGCCCCTGGTAACAGCCAATCCGGTGGTCGCTTCCCCCCAGCCCCCCGTCGCGGCGGCCCGTATCCCGAGCGTGGAGGAAATCTTGCGGGAGCTGGAGGTCCTTCGCGGCCGGCACGAATACGAGCAAGCGGCGCGGCACCTCGAGGTCGCGATGCGCAAGCAGCCAGCGGCGACGCGGGAGCGACTCAGCTTCGAGCTGGGCTCATTGCTCACGTACCAGCTCATGGACGCGCAGCGCGCCTGCGCGCATTGGGCCCGGCACGAGCGGCAGTTCCGGCGCGGGCGCTATGAGGAGGCAGTCCAACGTGCCCGTGGGACGCTGTCCTGTCAGGCCTCCGCACGCGAGACAAAGCGATGA
- a CDS encoding RNA polymerase sigma factor: protein MSFDTLYEEHAEDVFVWARRYAAGRSGWAEDITHDVFLKAWEHRAWLREEDVRGWLFRVTQNVAFSALRRENTFRRRVTDLLFPPQRAETESSPEAVLERREALRSATATLDRLPGQERVVMALKLLDDLSQREIAQLLSLSEGYVSKLISRAQDRLSAWGWKVDDGTP, encoded by the coding sequence GTGTCGTTCGACACGCTCTACGAGGAGCACGCCGAGGATGTCTTCGTCTGGGCCAGGCGGTATGCGGCGGGCCGCTCGGGCTGGGCCGAGGACATCACCCACGATGTCTTCCTCAAGGCCTGGGAGCACCGGGCCTGGCTGCGCGAGGAGGACGTGAGGGGCTGGCTGTTTCGCGTCACGCAGAATGTGGCGTTCTCCGCCCTGCGGCGCGAGAACACATTTCGACGGCGCGTCACCGACCTGTTGTTTCCGCCGCAGCGCGCGGAGACGGAGTCCTCGCCCGAGGCGGTCCTCGAGCGGCGGGAGGCGCTGCGCAGTGCCACGGCGACGCTGGACCGCTTGCCGGGGCAGGAGCGGGTGGTGATGGCCTTGAAGCTCCTGGATGACCTGAGCCAGCGCGAAATCGCCCAGCTCCTCTCGCTGTCAGAGGGCTACGTGTCGAAGCTGATAAGCCGCGCCCAGGACCGGCTGTCGGCCTGGGGATGGAAGGTGGATGATGGAACCCCGTGA
- a CDS encoding DUF1592 domain-containing protein, with protein sequence MPVPPAPAQFSCDASAVPSDLPLPRLSRTQLANTLRFAIARALPSEADAIWTEIAPVFARYPKDQRTPAPGDLKGGYSRMDQSIQQSQVDVMYDLGTAVARELTGSDARRNALLGSCASDAQTANDRTCLETFIRGWGSRALRYPLPAAEVTAFADIAGATPVDRAAVADVITALLNSPWFLYRVEHGTNASQSVSPLSAFELASRLSYQFWQVPPDDELWAAAVNGSLLTESGFATQLDRMLKSPQLQGSLNEFVNEWLRLEELPSLVALRNDPVYQAFVGAEMPTDAVRTAMFEDVQRSAWQTVVSGGSVSDFLNDRRSYTGDPFLAALYGVPVWSGSGPAPTMPSKNRTGLLTRAALLATGTASTRPIHKGYLVRNALLCQQVGAPPPNAADMAPAPTATMTTRQVVTQLTSGGSCGGCHNATINPPGFVLEGFDALGRERDVERLFDPKGLVTGTPSVDTEAEMRVYDAERRVVSSTAELTKILDDSQLFESCVARNYFRFAQARVESSERDGCLLSEMEAAARSGAPMAEMLKTLAQHPTFKQRSFQ encoded by the coding sequence GTGCCCGTCCCCCCTGCCCCGGCGCAGTTCTCCTGCGACGCGAGCGCCGTCCCCTCGGACCTGCCATTGCCCAGGCTGTCGCGGACGCAGCTGGCGAACACGCTGCGCTTCGCCATTGCGCGTGCGTTGCCGAGCGAGGCGGACGCCATCTGGACGGAGATAGCGCCCGTCTTCGCCCGGTACCCCAAGGACCAGCGCACACCCGCGCCCGGTGACTTGAAGGGCGGCTACAGCCGGATGGACCAGTCCATCCAGCAGTCGCAGGTCGACGTCATGTACGACCTGGGAACGGCCGTGGCCCGGGAGCTCACCGGCAGTGACGCGCGCCGCAACGCGCTCCTGGGCAGCTGCGCGAGCGACGCCCAGACGGCCAACGACCGGACCTGTCTGGAGACCTTCATCCGCGGCTGGGGCTCCCGCGCCCTGCGCTACCCGCTGCCGGCGGCGGAGGTCACCGCCTTCGCGGACATCGCTGGCGCCACTCCGGTGGACAGGGCGGCGGTGGCGGACGTCATCACCGCGCTCCTGAACTCACCCTGGTTCCTCTACCGGGTCGAGCATGGAACGAACGCCAGCCAGTCGGTCAGCCCGCTCTCCGCGTTCGAGCTGGCCTCGAGACTGTCCTATCAATTCTGGCAGGTGCCGCCAGACGACGAGCTCTGGGCCGCGGCGGTCAATGGCTCACTCCTGACCGAGAGCGGCTTCGCCACCCAGCTCGACCGGATGCTGAAGAGCCCGCAGCTGCAAGGCTCTCTGAACGAGTTCGTCAACGAGTGGCTGCGGCTCGAGGAGCTGCCGTCGCTGGTGGCACTCCGGAACGACCCGGTCTACCAGGCCTTCGTCGGGGCGGAGATGCCCACGGACGCTGTCCGCACCGCGATGTTCGAAGACGTCCAGCGCTCCGCCTGGCAGACCGTCGTTTCGGGTGGCTCGGTGAGCGACTTCCTCAACGACCGGCGGTCCTACACGGGGGACCCGTTCCTGGCCGCCCTCTACGGTGTGCCCGTCTGGAGTGGCTCCGGTCCGGCGCCAACCATGCCTTCCAAGAACCGCACCGGACTGCTGACTCGCGCCGCGTTGCTGGCCACGGGCACCGCATCGACGCGCCCCATCCACAAGGGATACCTGGTGCGCAACGCGCTGCTCTGTCAGCAGGTCGGAGCGCCGCCTCCCAACGCCGCCGACATGGCGCCCGCGCCCACCGCGACCATGACGACGCGACAGGTGGTGACGCAGCTCACCTCCGGAGGCAGCTGCGGGGGATGTCACAACGCGACCATCAACCCGCCGGGCTTCGTGCTGGAGGGGTTCGATGCGCTCGGACGCGAGCGCGATGTGGAGCGGCTGTTCGACCCGAAGGGCCTCGTCACCGGCACCCCGTCAGTGGACACCGAGGCGGAGATGCGCGTCTACGACGCCGAGCGACGCGTCGTCTCCAGCACGGCCGAGCTCACGAAAATCCTCGATGACAGCCAGCTTTTTGAGTCCTGCGTCGCGCGGAACTACTTCCGCTTCGCTCAAGCCCGCGTGGAGTCCTCCGAGCGGGATGGCTGCCTGCTCTCGGAGATGGAAGCGGCCGCGCGCAGCGGCGCGCCGATGGCCGAAATGCTGAAGACACTCGCCCAACACCCCACGTTCAAGCAGAGGAGCTTCCAGTGA
- a CDS encoding DUF1552 domain-containing protein, producing MFLRGAGGTVLALPLLPSLLSPSEAKAQEAQRPKCFVHFRTPHGAIFGANMWPADSALTQSSFYADHDVRRGTLAAPVDGSGDAVISRVLTAKSTVLTPTLVSKMNILRGLDFPLYMGHNFGAALGYYDFNKERPASPRATIDQVMAYSPAFYPSVASVRKRSVAIASSGTSSGSWGYSTPGVPSSGVASGAISPIESSLALFDILLAGTTGSGNPRTPVVDRILESYRRLRNGSGRLSAEDKTRLDQHIDAVAELQRRLQTTTSAGCQVPSRPTTDNLSLKNSGSFAGDPAKNVEYFRLVNEVLAVAMNCGVCRIATISIDENNQNLTFTTRAPQGEDWHNNVVHPATVAGANQDLVVQFNQVFFSQVFLDLVSRFERFSNGAGGTLLDDSLLAWGQENGSTPHFSFSVPVVTAGGAGGALKTGSYCDYRNTTRKVSGDSSTGSEGNFLWAGLLYNQWLGTALQAMGIPKTEWSETDHPGYGWKASYQSTYEYFFTNKGFTSAQAYPTAMWQKTGELLPFLAP from the coding sequence ATGTTTCTTCGTGGCGCGGGCGGGACCGTCCTGGCGCTGCCGCTGCTCCCGTCGCTGCTGAGCCCGAGCGAGGCGAAGGCCCAGGAGGCTCAGCGCCCGAAGTGCTTCGTGCACTTCCGCACGCCCCATGGCGCCATCTTCGGCGCGAACATGTGGCCGGCGGACTCGGCGCTGACGCAGTCCTCGTTCTACGCGGACCACGATGTCCGGCGCGGGACGCTGGCCGCGCCCGTCGACGGGAGCGGTGATGCGGTCATCAGTCGGGTGCTGACCGCGAAGTCGACGGTGCTCACGCCCACGCTCGTCTCGAAGATGAATATCCTGCGTGGCCTCGATTTCCCCCTGTACATGGGGCACAACTTCGGCGCCGCGCTGGGCTACTACGACTTCAACAAGGAGCGGCCCGCCTCGCCTCGGGCGACCATCGACCAGGTGATGGCCTATTCCCCGGCCTTCTACCCGAGCGTCGCCTCCGTCCGGAAACGCAGCGTCGCCATCGCTTCCTCGGGCACATCGAGCGGCAGTTGGGGATACAGCACTCCCGGGGTCCCCTCCTCCGGAGTCGCTTCCGGCGCCATCAGCCCCATCGAGAGCTCGCTCGCCCTGTTCGACATCCTGCTCGCCGGCACCACCGGCTCCGGCAATCCTCGAACGCCGGTGGTGGACAGGATTCTCGAGAGCTACCGGCGGCTGCGCAACGGCAGTGGCCGGCTCTCGGCCGAGGACAAGACGCGACTGGACCAGCACATCGACGCGGTCGCCGAGCTGCAGCGCCGGCTGCAGACGACCACCAGCGCTGGCTGCCAGGTGCCGTCGCGCCCCACTACCGACAACCTGTCGCTCAAGAACTCGGGTTCCTTCGCGGGAGACCCCGCGAAGAACGTCGAATACTTCCGGCTCGTCAACGAGGTGCTCGCGGTGGCGATGAACTGCGGCGTCTGCCGCATCGCCACCATCAGCATCGACGAGAACAACCAGAACCTGACGTTCACCACCCGCGCCCCGCAGGGTGAAGACTGGCACAACAACGTCGTCCATCCGGCCACCGTGGCCGGGGCGAACCAGGACCTGGTGGTGCAGTTCAACCAGGTCTTCTTCTCGCAGGTGTTCCTCGACCTCGTCTCCCGCTTCGAGCGGTTCTCGAACGGCGCGGGAGGAACGCTGCTGGATGACTCGCTGCTCGCGTGGGGACAGGAGAACGGCAGCACGCCTCACTTCTCCTTCTCCGTCCCGGTGGTGACCGCGGGAGGCGCGGGAGGCGCGCTCAAGACGGGCAGCTACTGCGACTACCGGAACACCACTCGCAAGGTGAGCGGAGACTCCAGCACGGGCAGCGAGGGCAACTTCCTGTGGGCGGGCCTCCTCTACAACCAGTGGCTCGGCACGGCGCTCCAGGCGATGGGCATTCCGAAGACGGAGTGGAGCGAGACCGACCATCCCGGCTACGGCTGGAAGGCGTCGTACCAGTCGACCTACGAGTACTTCTTCACGAACAAGGGCTTCACCTCGGCGCAGGCCTATCCGACGGCGATGTGGCAGAAGACCGGTGAGCTGCTGCCGTTCCTCGCGCCGTAG
- a CDS encoding LysR family transcriptional regulator, whose protein sequence is MQKSRPRGFDLHSLDGLGILRAVVEAGSFARAGEAVGLTQSAVSRAIARIEERLGVRLFRRTARSISLTDEGRRFYEAVAPHLAAIVDATTEAGSSASRVRGRLRVNVDAGIGQFLLTPRLTPFLARYPELTVELEVRDRMGDLVREGFDVSVRFGLPRPSALKARLLMRTRIVTCASPEYLARHGAPQRPRDIEQHQCVQFRDPATGSPFGWEFVRGKQVVPVNTSGQLMVNGSGPLLAACLAGQGIAQLLELYTREYLDDGRLVQVLPEWADETYPLYAYHHSAQLISAKVRAFLDFVVALTRE, encoded by the coding sequence ATGCAAAAAAGTCGGCCTCGTGGATTCGACCTGCATTCGCTGGACGGGCTCGGCATCCTCCGCGCCGTCGTGGAGGCGGGGAGCTTCGCTCGGGCAGGGGAGGCGGTCGGCCTGACGCAGTCCGCGGTCAGCCGAGCGATTGCGCGCATCGAGGAGCGGCTCGGCGTGCGCTTGTTCCGCCGCACCGCCCGCTCCATTTCGCTGACGGACGAAGGCCGCCGGTTCTACGAGGCCGTCGCACCGCACCTCGCCGCCATCGTGGACGCGACGACCGAGGCGGGCAGCTCGGCGAGCAGGGTTCGCGGCCGGCTTCGCGTGAATGTGGACGCGGGCATCGGCCAGTTCTTGCTGACGCCCCGCCTGACGCCGTTCCTCGCGCGGTACCCCGAGCTCACGGTGGAGCTCGAGGTCCGCGACCGCATGGGCGACCTCGTCCGCGAGGGCTTCGACGTCAGCGTCCGGTTTGGCCTCCCGAGGCCGTCGGCCTTGAAGGCCCGTCTGCTCATGCGCACGCGCATCGTCACCTGCGCATCACCGGAGTACCTCGCACGCCACGGCGCGCCGCAGCGTCCGCGCGACATCGAGCAGCATCAGTGCGTGCAGTTTCGAGACCCAGCCACGGGAAGCCCTTTCGGATGGGAGTTCGTGCGCGGGAAGCAGGTGGTCCCCGTGAACACGTCCGGGCAGTTGATGGTGAACGGGTCCGGCCCGCTCCTCGCGGCGTGTCTCGCGGGACAAGGCATTGCCCAACTGCTCGAGCTCTACACACGCGAGTACCTGGACGACGGACGGCTCGTCCAGGTGCTCCCGGAGTGGGCCGACGAGACGTACCCGCTCTACGCGTACCATCACTCGGCCCAGCTCATCTCGGCCAAGGTCCGCGCCTTCCTCGACTTCGTCGTCGCACTGACGCGCGAGTAG